The following DNA comes from Desulfotomaculum sp..
GCGCTAACTTTAATATGCTGTTCCCCGGCCATTCTGATTAATCGCTGGCCCAAGTCAAAGCGTAATCCGTCCACAAACAGCAAACATTCGCCTTGTTCCGCAGCAATTATGTTGGAGTTATCCGTATGATCAGGCAGAGGAGCCGCGTCAATCAGGCTTTGGAAATGCCTGGCTGCATCCTCAAGCCAGGGAAGATAAATACTCCTGATGGCGGTTTCCACCGCTTTTGTATCCTGAGCTGTTTTAACACCGGCAACAGCTTTCAGGACAGCGTCATCAGCCAGATAACCCCCGCCCGAATAATTTTCAGCCATCTTTTCCGGAGTATCCCCGCCAATATTTTGCGATGTTTGACGCGCCAACACTGCCAGGCTCTTCAAAGCCCCGGCGAGCGGACTGCGGCCAAGCCTGGCCCAAACCCAATCGCGGCGCATACCATGCTGCTTCTCAAGTTTCTCTATATTCTGCCTGGAGATAGCGGAATTATGATGTTCCAATTCCAGAAGACTGTCTCGAAGCGCATCTTCCTCTGCTTCGTTTTCATCAGGCCAGGGTTCTTTATCGAAGATCAACCTGCCAGGTTTTGAGCGCTTGAGCAAATCCGGTATATTCGGATAAAGGGCCGGGGCTTCTGAGTACCTCCGCCATATGGCCAACCAGGCTCCTTCGCGCAGGCCGAGCTTTTCGCCGCCGGCGAGATCGCTTTCATTAGCCGGATCGTAGTTCAGTTCAACCCGGCAGCGTGAACAGAATGCCGCCCATTTGTTATCGTCCCAATTTTCCCGTAATCGCGCCGGATCGTTCAACCAGATCAGCAAATCCCTTTGTGTATCCGCAATCATCAGCTTATCAAAGTCTTCGGCTTCAAGCCGTTTGCCCCGAAGCCTTGCGATAGGGGTCGTTGCCAACTGGGCAAGCGCCCCGCGCATCGCTTTCCGGGTCTGCTTGTCCAGGGCAAGGTCAAGACAAAGACCGATATCTTCCGAAGTAAGAAAAGCCTCAATTGTCCAATCCTTGCCGTTGCGCTGAGTCCATAATGCGCCCCGGTATTGCAGTTCCACCAGAGGCTTTAAACTGTCCGGGCATTCTTCTACTGCCCGGAGTATCTGCCGGCTTACATCAGGCATATAGATGATCGGAATCGAATCCTCAGGAAAATCGACCTCCGGCAATGTTCTGTCCACTATACATCTGAGCCAAATTGCCGGCCCGGTTTTTTCTTCCGGATTGTACTCCCCAAAGGTAAAAAGTTCAGGCATGAGGGGGCGCAATTGAGCCGCCAACTGCCGCCACTGGCCGTCCGCATCTGTCCACAGGATTGCTGCCGGAGCTGTGACATCGCCAGGATTGTAGCGGCCGGCGTGTATTAAAGAGTTAAGCACAGCTTCTAATAAAGCAGCCGGTGATTTCTTAGATGTTTTATACATTGATATCCACCTCCGGATCTCCGGCCGCTCTTTCACGAGCCTTGAGTTTTTCAGAGTTTGCAAGGTGGACATCGTTAATTCTATCCCCGGCAAACTCGCCGTTTTTCCAAAACCAGGGGAATTGTTCTTTTGATCTATCAGGTTCTTTGCCCCGGTCTTTGGACCAGTTTATATTCGGCTTCCAGCGCAGAACGCCGGCTCCGTTTTTTCCACCGGGGATATCAGAAGCCATAAACGGGCGGATATTGATTCTTACCCCGTCATTTATATCCGGATTCCACCCTACTGGCTGCTTCTCAACAGGTTTCCAACGGACAAAGATATCAAACGGCGGCTCGCCTTCAAGTATCGCAATCAGCCGCTTCTGCAGTTCAACGGCAGCCGCCAGGCGGTCTTCCGCTCCATCTTCATTCCGCCTAACGCCATCCTTCTGCCGGTTAATCCAATCTCCCAGATAACTGTAGGTCAGGTTTTCCAACAGCTTTTTCCCCTTACCCCCGCCTTCGGCAAGTTTGTGATAATTTACCAGCGCATGAAAACCGTCGCGCTTGCGTCCATCCCAGATATGCCAGATAAAAGGCCGGTGGTGAAATATTTTGCAGTGCTGTTCAAAAAAATCATTCCGCAGCCATTCGTCAAGATCATTTGCAGTTGACCAGGTTGAGGCAATCAATTCTTGTTCTTTTGTTGGTGTCCAATAATCACCATACGCGGCAATAAGTAATGCACGCAGGCGTTCTGCAGCAGGTTCTTTTCCAACAATGGGAGTCAGGCATATTATACCGTCATTATCAAATTTACCATCAAGTATAACATCTTGATTTGGCCAACAATATCTTAATAAATGTGATACGGCAACATGAAGTTCATTTCTAGAATTAATAATATTCCCTTTAAAAACCCATTGGGTTGGATTTTCTGATAATGGTTTAGGATCACCTAATGGATATTCTTTTTTAGCCTTTTCATTCCAATACTCAAAATCAAAAGGAACTTTTAAGAATGTTGCATTAGTCACAGCAACTTTTGGATCTATTTTTCTAACTTCTTTTAAATATTGTTCTGATTTACAATAGGTTAATATAGGGAGAAAGTATTCTTTTTGTTTTGGTATTATTGGTGATATAGAACTATCAAAAAGATCCCCAAAGTATATAGAGGTAGGCAATGAAGACATTGTACCTTTTCCAATTCCAATTTTATTTAACGCTTGTAGGCCTTGTAATCTTGCCATTGAATGACCCTGATCTATCCAGTCAATACAATACTCCATACCACTAATAGGGAATTCCCCGGTCCCTCCGCTTTGAAAAAAACGCCAACGATATTTTGAAGGTTCAATTTCCCAAAAACATCTCTTATAACGTAAATCATCTCCGGTTTTTATACCTTGAAACGTATCTGCAAAATTGCCTAATAATGGTTTATCTGCTATTTCCCCTAGAACTATCCGTGAATCTGGGTTTTTCAATTGTTCTTCTTGTTTTACTTCCATTACTTCAGAACTACGCAGAAGAGAAGCTTTTTCCTGACACAAAGTTGCAAGACTGGCATCAAGTCCAGCAATAAAACCTTCAGCTTTAGCATTTGCAATAGCTAAAAGAGCAACATTAACAACTTCTCCTGAAATTGTTTCAAACGCAGCAGGGCCTAATTTTGCAACAAAATTCCATCGTTTATTTTTTATCAAACGTATCCTGAATGTTTCATAGCTCGTTGAAGAAAGCCAGCTTTGTGAAATAACTAAAGCTGTTACCCCACCTTGATTATTAAGCAATAAAAGGCGATCGAGAAATACTGTAGCAATATCGCTTTTTGCCTCACAGTAGTGTTCTAAACAAAAATCTTGAAAGGATTTAATTTGTTTCCCTCTCGCCAAGTATGGCACATTAGTTATTATCAGATGATAACGTCCGTTAAGAATTTGTACTGCGTCAGTTATTCCGCAGGCAGCAACTTTTAACTCGTTCAGTTCATAGTTATCTTTCTCCATGAACATTACTTTTTCAAGATAAGGAGTGAGTTCGTCAAAACTAGCTTCAATCAAGCTGCCTCCAACCACATGACCGGGATCGATAAGGCTTCCCAAACTGGGCGCATCCTTAAAAAGGTCATATAATTTTTCCAAACCGTTTCGGAACCTCTCGTTATCCCCGGCTAAATTAATCCAGTCTTTCTTGCTTGTGTTGGGCGCAATGCCAGAGCAGGCTATTTGCAGTTTAGGCAGCTTACAATAACCATCCGCGCCGGGATATGTCCAGGCTGCAAAAGCCAGGGCAAAGGCGGCTATCTGTGTGCATCGTTCGTCTATTTCAAGACCGAAAAGGTTTTCCTCAAGGACTTTTTCACAAGCTTCATGTGCAGATGTACCTTCCTCAAGCATACGAATCGGGACCAAGTGATACAGTACTGCAACAAGAAAATGGCCAGAGCCACAGCAGGGATCTATGATCTTTAGCTCAGAGGCCTTTTGGGGCCAGCCTTCAAACACGCCGGCGGCGGGCCGCCATGGCCCCTTACCTTCATCTGTATGTATAAAACGAAGGTAATCCCACGATACCCCCGGTAAAGAAACAGCCTTGCGAAGTTCATCCTCCGACTGTGCTTTTTCAGCAAGCTCCGGGTTTGCAGACAACATCTTCCCGGCATGCCAGGCGCCGAGGGTATTATGAATCAGAAACTCAACCATATACGGCTCGGTAAAAAGCTGTGTAACAGCGGGCAGTTCATCAGCGCCTATTTTTATGCCGGAATCATTGACCTCTTTTTTACGCTTGGCCTGCCAAAACTGATAGACCCAACCCAATGCGTCGCTTGCCGTAAAAATATCTGTTTCTAAACCACTAAGCTCGTTTTCCAATCTCAGCTGATGTTCATGGGCAAAAGCAACCAAAAGGATAGGATCATCCGGCCGGAATATTTGCGGGAGCATTTGTTGAGCAAACCGGCTGGCCAGTGTCCATAAGTCCAGTCCTTCACCCTCAGCCAGTTCCTTGCATTCGTCAAGACTGATCGCCACACCCGATTCGGGCTCAATGAGAAGGCCGTTTTCGGCTAAAAAACGGGCGAAGAGCATCCGGTGCCAGTGTTCATACGCGCACTCCTGAATAAGGTGGTATATTTCAAGGCTGCCGTATTTATCCTGCCTGGCGCCCAACTGGCGCGCTCTGGCCCGGAGGTGATTCCTGAGCCGGCGATCTTCCGGGGGCATATGGCTGAATGGTTCGTAGTGATGGACAGCCAGCGACTCAAGCGCAGACTTTGCCCCGGCTTCGGCAAAATCCCTGGCCCTGATAATAGTACGTTCAAGTTTATTCCTGAGTTCCGCAGTTAAAGTTTTTATAACGCCCACCGCCTAAATAACAATTAACGGACCGTTTTTAATATTTTCCAGGAGGTTCTTTTCAGTTATGGTTATCCATTCTTTAACGTCCTGCTCTGTTTTTAAAGTGCCGCTTATTAATTTGATTTCTATTGTCTTCGGTTCCAGAAGCCTTGCCGCAGCAAGAGCGGCGTTTTTAAACTGCTTCTGCAGAGCGTCTTTTTTTGTCTTCCAATTCGGAAGGGGAGTTTCTTTTAAACTTGACAGCAGCGCTTTATCATCACCCACAGAAAGATCGGGAACAGCGTCAATGCCTTCAGCTTCAAGAATACCTTTTTGCTGCTCCGAAGTTATTCTTTTCCAGTTATCGTTTTTTAACAAGGCCTCCATTTCCAGGTTATAGGTATTTTCAAAGCTGGAATGGGCCTGTTTTACCGCTGTGCGGAGCAGCGTCGAAATATCTTTCAGAATTGCCGGAACAGGATCGGTTTTATCCAGCAGCCTTCTTTCTGTACGGACAGCGTCAGCCTGTTTTTGCAATTCTTCCGCTTCAGGCAAACTGCCGGCATGTCCCAGCATAATCTCCAAAGCAGCCCAATTCTTCTTGCGTTCAGCGGCAAGTTTGCCCAGTTCTGTCCAATCTTTAAATTGTTGAGCAAGCGTATCGCTCTGATCAAGGATTGCCGCCAGCTGCTCATTCCCGGCCAGTCCCTGTATATTTTCCAGGTAAAGTTTTGAAGGACATTCTGGCATTGGCGGTTCACCGCCGGCTTCATTAGCCAGTTTGCAAAGCACGGCAAGAAACTGACCGGAAATTGCAGATTCCTCGCCTGATTTGCAATTCAATCCCGCTGTCTGGAATAATTTGCGCAGTTTAATGCGGCCATGGACATCGATAGTTTTTGTTTCCGCCTTGAAATCCGTAACGGTTATTTTTGCCTGGTCCAACTCGCCCTGTTTTAACTGAACACCTTTATAAACGGCAAGTATATGCCCCGTTGTAAATAAAACAATCAAGGCGCCGTCTACCGCGTCCTGCGGCCATCCATAGGGGTGCTTTTTGAAAGTATCGCGTATTTCTTTTCCTGTTTTGCCGGAACCTATTTCAGACAAAATATTTGAGCAAACAGGATGCTTTTCCGGCGCGTCTTTCCAATCGAGAGACTGGAGGGCGGACCCGTCGCCGTTTTTTGCCCTGTTAATCACATTGGACCAGCGGTTATCATCGGCATCCCGAAACCTGGGAAACAAACGGTCCATTGACGCCTTTGCCGCCTCGATAACCTTATCTTTTAAAATAAGCTCGAAACGTTCCTGCCCGCCCCCCTGAAAAACTTTCGCTGCGTTAAGCACATCTTTGATGATATTATTTCGCGTTGTTTGCGCAGAGGTCATGCGTGTATGCATGGCATCCCTGGCCTCCTGCCCTTCCGGGGTTGTTGGCGGGCCTTTGGAGTCAATCGTGGCTTTGGCCGCTTCAAATTGAATAACCGCTTTTTTCAGATCTTCGGCGCTCGCTTTAGGAATAAATACAAATATTATTGCGCTGTCGCTGCCTGCAGCCCTCGCTCCGGAAAGTACGGCAGTCTCATTTTCTCCCCAGCCGTCACGTACCCAAACAGGAATATCAATACCTTTTTGGACGGGGGCTTCATTGCCGAATTGAATAAGCAGTTTGCGCGGTTCCTTGCTGCTCCCCTGCGTCAACTTGCCGCTGCTGAAAGTTTCGGCAAAAGCGGCGTTTATTAGGGCTGTCCGTTTTACTGATAGATATGTCAAGTCGTTATTCAGCTTGGTCTGCCTGCTGCGAAATTCGCTGTCCCATTCACTGCTCTCGCGTGTCTGGAGGCTGTATTCTTCTTCTATTTTTATGATCTTGCCCTGTTCAACAAGTTTTTCCAGAATCGTTGGGACATTCTTACGCAGAGTTGTTCCGTCGCTGGCAAGATCGCTTACCAGCAGGTCCGCGATTATTTCCGGTGTAGCCCGGACCCCGATATCTATAACAGCCTCGCGGGGCAATTTGCGGATCAAGAAAATAAGTCCGCAAATGCGTTTGGCCAGTATGCCATCCGGCGTGCCGTCATCAAGATTGCGGATGGTTTCATCAATTTCCCGCAGCAGGACGCCGGTGCGAAGCAAGTCAGGCTGCATTTGATCGAAAACAACATCTGACGGAACTACACTGCCCAGCGGTTTATCGGCTATATCGCGGACGGCGTCATGGACAATACGGAGCTGAGTTCGCAGCTGGCTGTTTGTTCCCGGGACATCGACGGCGCGAAGAACGTGCTCCCAAAAACGGCGCCGTACAGGCAGGATAGGATAATCTTCAACAATAATATTCCGGTCTTCGGTTCTTGCGGCGATCCTGGTTCCGGCAAGCTGCCGGGCAATTTCACCGGAATGAACATTTAGAATTTCCTCCACTGCTTTAAGCCTGTCAGCCCTTTTGGCAAGCACAACCCGGCGTGTTACGATCTCCACATCCGTATCGGATAATTCGATGGGAACTGTAAAGCGGTCTTTTAGTCTTTGCAGCAACGGCACATCCCCGCCGAGAGCTGTTTGACCCGCTCCAATAAGCAGCACACGGCTGTCAAGCTGCTTACAAAGAGCTTCCGCTACTTCTTGCACATCTGTGGAACGTTTGGCAGAATCTCCAATGAACAGTTGAATTTCGTCCAGCAGTATACAAGTACATGGAATTTGGCCGTTTACGGTCAGGACGCCGCGTATAATCTTGATAAATTCAGAAGTGGGAATATCATCAACAATTGGAAACTGAGCGCGAAGAAGGGTGCGGACCTGTTTTAAATCAGGCGCAAAGTCGGGATCTGCATCCAACAGGGCTTTGGCCAGAACCGGACTTACATACAGGTCGTGAAGTTCGCTTAAAAAAATCTTGCCTTCTTTTTCTACAGTTTCTTTTACCTGTTCCAAAATTCCGTTGTTTTTCAACCATAAAATAAATAATGCCTGGGGAAGAGATTCGGGCAGATCCTTCGATTTTAAAATGATGCTGAGTATGGCCAGGCGGGTGCTTTCGCCGCCGCCCGAGGAAAGAGCCCCTGCCGCTGCGTGCAGTCCGCCGCCTCTTTTGCCCATTGTGTCGAGTTCTTTAAGCAGGTCTTTTATCTCCGTAGGAAGATGGGCAAGTCCGCGGGCGGTTGAACTGTCAGAATCAAATTTGGTATTAACCCAGAGGCGCCGCAGCATTTTAAGCAGGTGAGATTTGCCGCTTCCATAAAAGCCGCTCACCCAGACAGCCGGTTGATTTGTCGAACTCAAACTGCCCAGGTACGATTCGAGAATGCGGATTATGCCTTCTTTGTATTGACCTTCGCAAACAAAGTGTTCCAGTTCATATCTTAACGTTTCGATCTCTCTGGATGTAAACGATTCATTGACGGCGGCCACACCATCATTAAGCAGTTTTGACAGTACGGGGTCGCGCTGGAAAATTTCACGGTTGATCATGCGTCATTCACCCCATTATTTAATGTAATAGGTATTGCCAGGTAACTCCACCCGTCACGCGCATCCAGCAGGCGGTAATTGTTATTGTCATATTCACCGGGAAAGAACAGCGCCAGCCGGCCCCGGATATCACCAACAACCTCCTTTAATAACAAAGAAACCATAGTGAAACCGAATAAGCTTGCCACGCCATACGCCGCCACCACAGTATCGGAATCAACATTTTCTCCGGTCAGCGCATCACGCAATTCATCAGCCGCGGATTTGAGGAAATCACTGCTTAACTTCATGGCCAGGTTCTCCGGTTCCTCAAAATACAAATCCCGGTATTCCACGCTGGCCATCCATCTGGCAAATACTTTCGTAAAATCAAAAAGTACCCATTTATGCCCTGAAGCAAAAGTAGCCATTTCAAAAAGCTCTAACCTTGCCCGGAGCTTTCGCTCATCGTTTTTAGAATAGACTATAAAGATTGTTTTTTGCAGGCCTGATAAATTATGCTGCCAAGGAGTAATTATATGATTTTTGTATCGGCGGGCGAGTTCTTCAATTCTTCCCATATATAAACCTCCCTTCTTCGCTTAACATCCTGGAAAAAGAAACTTCAACAACATTACCGGATAAGCTCATGTCCACCAAACCCAAACGTTTTGCTTCTAAGGCCAATTTTTGAAGTTCTTCCTCCGGCGTATCCAATACTTTAGACCATAACGTTTTAAAAAGGCCGGGTCCGCGTACGCCAAGCAAATATCCCAACAGCAGAGCATAAGATGTTACTATGGGTGTAGGACTGACCTCCTGGCGAATCTTTCTCATTCGTCCTTTTAAATGCCCTGACTGGGTCCAGGATGATGACGCATTGCGAACAACCTTGTCCAGGGTGTTTTCGTTTAGCCGTTTACCAACGTTCTCCTGGAGAACATTGATAATCTTTTGCCGGGTAAGTTCTTCCCCTGGCTGCATATCTAATATCGCTGCTGAAGTGATTCTTAAAAGAGGGTCCCGGGACATGGCTGTTAATAAAGAAAGAAGAGGCCTCCCTGCTTGATCGGAATCCCAATAGTAACGAAAAAAACGAAAAAGCTGCATTGCAGGGTTTAAACCATATAACTCTGTTAATCTTTGAGCAGAAAGCTTACGTGTCGCCACTGTTCTCTTTCCGAGACAATTATCTTCCACGATAGCCTTTAAATAATCTTCACGAGTCGAGCTTCCTGAGCATTCTTGAAATAGCAAAGAAAGTTCTTCCAACATAATGGTTCTACTTGTGTGAGTACCCTTGTCACCAAAACGAAAACCAGCTTTTTCCCAAACGTTATAACTGGGTTCCTCCTCTTGAAGAGCAGTGCCCATAAAAAGAGGCTCATTCTTCATCTTAATACCGTCCTTATATTGCCGGCAAACTTGCCGGCCGATTTATGCTATCTTATTATAGCCATTTATGCTAAAATTTGCAATAATATTTTAACTTAGATGAAAATAACCTAAAAGTACAATCGTTTAGTACAGAAGATTTTTCTTTAGAGTTGCTTGAACTTGAGATGGATACCATAGAACCCGCTGAGGAAAATGCTCTTCTTGGCGAGGACGCAGTAGAAGATGATGAATTCGATTATAAAGGAGAAGATGATTACCTTGACCAGCTTGATGAAGAATTGTTTGACGACCCCATTAAAATACTAAAGTGGATAAAGAAACATGCACGGTCATAATTTATATTTGATGTGTCAATACTGGCTCCTGTAATCTTTATTGGACTAATCAGATCAGTATGCCATTTATTAGACAGCAGATATGGATATGATGCAATGAAGTTGGAAGGAGGATTTACCTATGTTGAATAAGGCAATTGAAATAGCAACCAAAGCTCATGCCGGGCAGGTTGATAAGAGCGGCAATCCTTATATTTTGCACCCACTGAGAGTGATGCTAGCTTGTGAAAGTGAAATAGAGAGGATATGCGCTGTCCTTCATGATGTTATAGAGGATACTCCTATGACGCTTGAAGATATAAAGAAACAAGGTTTTTCAGATGAAATCATTGACGTATTAGACCATTTAACAAGGCGTAACGGAGAAAGTTATGACAATTTTATTGATAGAATGCTTCTAAATGATACTGCCTGCCATGTAAAACTTGCAGACTTATGCGATAATATGGATTTAACCAGAATCGGCAATCCTACAGCCAAAGATGAAGAAAGGATAAAAAAGTATAATGAAGCGGCATGCAAGATTTCGGAATCGTTGCCGCTGAATGATGATACTAAAAACAGACGGGTTATCAGTATAAACGGCTGCGTGGAGATTCAGCCATTTATGACCCATGATGATTTTTTAAATCGCTTCATTTGCTTCGTGGAGTCACATGGTTGGTATTTTGGCGGCGGGACAGAAGATGTGACTAATAAAGAATGATAGGTGACGTCATGATTGACGGCGCCTTGACCATGCCGGTAATTCACTTTAACCAGTCACTGAACAAAGTGCCGGAAATGCCGGAACTATCCTGCGCAAAGGACTTCTTGGACAACGCCGCGGCTTACCTGAAAGCATATTCCGTTATTTTAAATAATAAACGCAGCGATCGAAATTATGTTGGCTTACGAAAAAAACCGGCCAATACTGGTAGTCAACCTTTCTAAAGAACAAACCAGCGGTATATTCTGGAATGATAAAATCCGGTCTCTGGTCATAAAGCGTATCCTCGACGAACTAACCCAGACGGCGGAATATTTTTACCAGGAGGAGCAAAGCTTAAATACTCTAGTGGTGATTGATGAGGCCCACCGCCTTGCCTCACGCGAATTCCCGAAAGAGGACGACACCGCCCGGGCGGTACGGAATGTGCTGGTGGACGCTGCCCGCACCACCCTAAAATACGGACAAGATAACTCTGGAAGTTATTCAAATTATCGCTTTTCATAACTTATCGCGCTTACACATATTAATAACCGATTAATATTATACCAAATTTCGGCTCTTTACGTAAAACAAAAAATCAGTTTTTATGGGGGTTTTTTATGTGGTTTCTTTTGACAATCGGTATTTTATAATATAAAAATTATTTAAAATGAAGAATAAATATAAAAATAAATGTTATAAAAATAAATGTTGGGCGTCTCATCAATCACTATCACCGTGCTTACGAAGGAGGTTAGAAGCAGCTACAAAATAGCTATTCAAATCTGCTAAAAAAAGCAATAAAACAGGAGGTGTAAAACTGGTTTTTGGTAGTTTCACAGTTGCAATTACTCACATAAACTGCTAAAATAATAGTGTAAATACTTCCATGTCGCAAAGACACGCTGTGAAAGTTGGGCATGGAACACTATCTACCCCGGCGGAGGTAACACCTTCTCCGGGCAGTACGTTCGCATTAGGCAACGGCGGTGATCCGCAAGGTTGAACCACCCGGAACATAGGCGAGAGTCTATGGCCTAGCAGTTGAATCCTGTGACGCTGCCTCCCGTTAGTCGGCGGGAGAGCAACCTAAATAAATTTGATTTATTTAGGTTTCAGAAACCAGGTGGATAATATGAGAACTTTTCCGGCGGTTGTTGAAAAGTGTCCTGATACTGGTTTGTACGTTGGCTATGTGCCGGGCTTCTCAGGTGCTCATACGCAAGCAGAAACACTTGATGAATTACAAAGAAACCTTCGCGAAGTCATTGAAATGCTGCTTGAGGATGGTGAGCCAGCACTTGAAACCGAGTTTATTGGTACACAAATGGTGGCGGTTGACTGACAATGGGCAAGTATCCCGTTCTTAAGTCGCGCGAAGTAGTAGCGCTCTTGGAAAAACTCGGCTTTATGGAAGCGCGTCAAAGAGGCTCACATAGGCAGTATCGGCATCCAGATGGTCGGAGTACAACCGTGCCTTTCCACAAAGGGCGAGATATTTCACCGATTCTGCTACGGCAGATAGCCAAAGACATTAGACTTTCCGTGGAAGAATTACTGAAGTACAGGTGACCAGCATCTGCCTTGCGTGGAATGAGCCTAACAACGGGTTCAGTCGACCGCTACGTGGAAAGCAGGGGAGAAGAACGAGTGAGTGGAAAAAGTTCTTGCAAAAAACACCTACTCCCCACGGGAACGTCCAGAATCATATGGACATCAGACCTTCAGGTCAGCTATTTTAATAATTGCAGTTCTAGCGCCTTGGATTTTAACTTTACTATCGCTGCTGTCAGGAAGCTTATCTAGTGGATTGGGTGATTCCACAAGCACATCAGGATCGTGAGACTGATCAAACGAAGACTCTATTAGTTCGTCACTTGTATTACCCAGTTTGCTAGGAACAACAGAATTGTTTGATTCAGCAGCCAACGCATTCATGCCTGGCAACAATATGTTTACTAATAGGACAAGCATTAGTATAATGCTCAATTTTTGCTTAATCGATCTCATGATTCCCCTGCGAAAAGGGGTATTTTTTTCTTGCATTTTCCCCTTAAAAAAAATGAACTGGGATTATCATCCATTTAACTGACCATTATTTTGGCTTTCTTTGCGGTTTTATGCCCTGATTATGGCTGTTATCCTTTGTTTTTATCACTTTTTCTAGCAAATGGGCGCAATAATCCCTTGATTATTGTTATTTACAATTTCTGTAGCCTTTTTCCTTATATCCCCATTAACGAAGCGGACGATTTGCTTGAAGTTGTGTCCAATGATTTTCATTCCGGTAACCATTGTTGCTTTGACTCATGCCCCTTACCTTGAGTCTTCTAAGCCCCTTGTGAACACTTTAGCGCGGAGTTGGTTCCTTCGATGGCTGCACGTTTGCTGCTAGTGTCGATCCTGGTTATTTTGTCTTCTTTTAAGTTCACGGGCTTCGGCCAGAAATATAGAACTTTAGTTCAATTCGCAATACGGTATTGTTTTTTCTCCAATTTCACCGGGCAGACGTCTTGCCTGGACAGTTTGAACAAACATTTCTGTCGAAATGAGCAAGGATTACATTATACTTTCCATTGAACTGGAAACTATGGAGCATGACCTTTAAGGGCAGGCCTTAACCGTTTTGTGGTCTTTAATGGTAAATGCGGTTAGCGGAAGCTTTTGATGGATCTGGTTGTTTTCCGGTCATATCTGTATAATGCATCGTAATTCCATCATCTTGCGCTTGTCTTTCCACTTCTCCGCTAAAATAACCTCCATCGACGTAAAAGTCGGTGACCTCCATTTTCTTTTGTATTTTAGGGATGCGCTTTTCTAACCTTTTAAGCGTCGCCAACCCTGTTTTTTCTCGACTGTATAATCGGTGATTATTTGGACGGGGTTTTCGTCAGCGCAAGTTTCGGTGATATTTAGGACTAAACCGACATGCCCTTTGGATCCCTTCTTACGGTAAGTCACATCTTGGTCGTAGGCTGATTGCTTCCTGCCTGCCGCAGGCGGGCGGAGTCGGCCTCAATGTCTTTATTTGCTTTAGCTTTCCAGATGTTTTTCTTGCTATCAAAGCTAGCCTGCTCTTTGATAA
Coding sequences within:
- a CDS encoding GTP pyrophosphokinase; translation: MLNKAIEIATKAHAGQVDKSGNPYILHPLRVMLACESEIERICAVLHDVIEDTPMTLEDIKKQGFSDEIIDVLDHLTRRNGESYDNFIDRMLLNDTACHVKLADLCDNMDLTRIGNPTAKDEERIKKYNEAACKISESLPLNDDTKNRRVISINGCVEIQPFMTHDDFLNRFICFVESHGWYFGGGTEDVTNKE
- a CDS encoding DUF1788 domain-containing protein; the encoded protein is MGRIEELARRYKNHIITPWQHNLSGLQKTIFIVYSKNDERKLRARLELFEMATFASGHKWVLFDFTKVFARWMASVEYRDLYFEEPENLAMKLSSDFLKSAADELRDALTGENVDSDTVVAAYGVASLFGFTMVSLLLKEVVGDIRGRLALFFPGEYDNNNYRLLDARDGWSYLAIPITLNNGVNDA
- a CDS encoding toxin-antitoxin system, toxin component, HicA family protein; amino-acid sequence: MGKYPVLKSREVVALLEKLGFMEARQRGSHRQYRHPDGRSTTVPFHKGRDISPILLRQIAKDIRLSVEELLKYR
- the brxC gene encoding BREX system P-loop protein BrxC produces the protein MINREIFQRDPVLSKLLNDGVAAVNESFTSREIETLRYELEHFVCEGQYKEGIIRILESYLGSLSSTNQPAVWVSGFYGSGKSHLLKMLRRLWVNTKFDSDSSTARGLAHLPTEIKDLLKELDTMGKRGGGLHAAAGALSSGGGESTRLAILSIILKSKDLPESLPQALFILWLKNNGILEQVKETVEKEGKIFLSELHDLYVSPVLAKALLDADPDFAPDLKQVRTLLRAQFPIVDDIPTSEFIKIIRGVLTVNGQIPCTCILLDEIQLFIGDSAKRSTDVQEVAEALCKQLDSRVLLIGAGQTALGGDVPLLQRLKDRFTVPIELSDTDVEIVTRRVVLAKRADRLKAVEEILNVHSGEIARQLAGTRIAARTEDRNIIVEDYPILPVRRRFWEHVLRAVDVPGTNSQLRTQLRIVHDAVRDIADKPLGSVVPSDVVFDQMQPDLLRTGVLLREIDETIRNLDDGTPDGILAKRICGLIFLIRKLPREAVIDIGVRATPEIIADLLVSDLASDGTTLRKNVPTILEKLVEQGKIIKIEEEYSLQTRESSEWDSEFRSRQTKLNNDLTYLSVKRTALINAAFAETFSSGKLTQGSSKEPRKLLIQFGNEAPVQKGIDIPVWVRDGWGENETAVLSGARAAGSDSAIIFVFIPKASAEDLKKAVIQFEAAKATIDSKGPPTTPEGQEARDAMHTRMTSAQTTRNNIIKDVLNAAKVFQGGGQERFELILKDKVIEAAKASMDRLFPRFRDADDNRWSNVINRAKNGDGSALQSLDWKDAPEKHPVCSNILSEIGSGKTGKEIRDTFKKHPYGWPQDAVDGALIVLFTTGHILAVYKGVQLKQGELDQAKITVTDFKAETKTIDVHGRIKLRKLFQTAGLNCKSGEESAISGQFLAVLCKLANEAGGEPPMPECPSKLYLENIQGLAGNEQLAAILDQSDTLAQQFKDWTELGKLAAERKKNWAALEIMLGHAGSLPEAEELQKQADAVRTERRLLDKTDPVPAILKDISTLLRTAVKQAHSSFENTYNLEMEALLKNDNWKRITSEQQKGILEAEGIDAVPDLSVGDDKALLSSLKETPLPNWKTKKDALQKQFKNAALAAARLLEPKTIEIKLISGTLKTEQDVKEWITITEKNLLENIKNGPLIVI